From Leptotrichia sp. OH3620_COT-345, the proteins below share one genomic window:
- the topA gene encoding type I DNA topoisomerase, with protein sequence MAKKLVIVESPSKAKTIEKILGKGYEVTASYGHVIDLPKTKIGIDVENNFEPKYQVIKGKGEVLKKLKEKSKKASTVYLASDQDREGEAIAWHISNYIKQPEKTKRIEFNEITKTAVNNAIKNPRDINKNLVNAQQARRLLDRIVGYKISPLLWKTINKNASAGRVQSVALKLICDLEDEIKGFVPQKYWEVNVLLENGISLNLLEISGEKVDKIFDEKVVKKLEKELNEKFLTLESIEIKKKTQRPPLVFKTSTLQQLASSYLGYGATKTMRIAQQLYEGLSINGENRGLITYMRTDSTRVSMDALNMAKEYITKKFGKEYVGYYVTKNSKSNVQDAHEGIRPSDINLDPEEIKDFLSNDQYKLYKLIWNRFLVSQFAAMKYEQMQINAVNGDYKFRGTINKVIFDGYYKIFKEEDEIKTADFPDLKEGDSYLIEKLNIEEGITKPPTRYSEATLVKKLESEGIGRPSTYASIVETLKTREYVEIIEKRFHPTFLGYEVKNELEKNFEDIMNVKFTAIMEEDLDKIEEGDVQWVELLKKFYNSLEIHLEQYEKEIERLKERRIESDIPCSGGKELMVLKTGRFGKYLVCESNPEEKITLKGIAINPEEIEAGKIFIKAEVEKLQADKKGLLTDFFTEENKRYLLKKGRFGEYLESEDYENDQKRMSLPLSVKQKYKKGTLSEKNGILEINEEITGILNEERKIIEEAGTCEKCGRSFEIKIGRFGKFLACTGYPDCKNIKAIPKSKTASSKRKITKKTVTEKKTVAKSVRVKKSKKEAVEKKSSAKKTIKKKTIKKETSEK encoded by the coding sequence GGAAAAGGTGAAGTACTTAAAAAATTGAAAGAAAAGTCTAAAAAAGCGAGTACGGTATACCTTGCATCAGATCAGGACAGAGAAGGGGAAGCCATAGCATGGCATATATCCAACTATATAAAACAGCCTGAAAAAACAAAAAGAATAGAATTTAATGAAATAACAAAGACAGCAGTAAATAATGCGATAAAAAATCCGAGAGACATAAATAAAAACCTTGTAAATGCCCAACAGGCAAGAAGACTTCTTGACAGGATAGTAGGATATAAAATAAGTCCTTTACTATGGAAAACAATAAATAAGAATGCCAGCGCAGGACGTGTGCAGTCAGTAGCTCTCAAACTTATCTGTGATCTGGAAGATGAAATAAAAGGCTTTGTTCCTCAAAAATATTGGGAAGTAAATGTTCTTCTTGAAAATGGGATAAGTCTTAATCTTTTGGAAATATCGGGAGAAAAAGTTGACAAAATTTTTGATGAAAAAGTAGTAAAAAAACTGGAAAAAGAATTAAATGAGAAGTTTTTAACCCTTGAAAGTATTGAAATCAAAAAAAAGACTCAAAGACCTCCGTTAGTTTTCAAAACAAGTACACTTCAGCAGTTGGCATCTTCTTATTTGGGATACGGAGCTACAAAAACAATGAGAATTGCCCAGCAGCTATATGAGGGGCTTTCAATCAACGGAGAAAACAGGGGACTTATAACATACATGAGAACTGATTCTACAAGAGTTTCAATGGATGCTCTCAATATGGCGAAAGAATATATAACGAAAAAATTTGGAAAAGAATATGTAGGGTATTATGTTACTAAAAATTCTAAATCCAATGTACAGGATGCTCATGAAGGAATAAGACCGTCAGATATAAATCTTGATCCCGAAGAAATAAAAGATTTTCTTTCAAATGATCAGTATAAGTTATATAAACTCATATGGAACAGATTTTTAGTTTCACAATTTGCAGCAATGAAATATGAACAAATGCAAATAAATGCTGTAAATGGTGATTATAAATTTAGAGGGACAATAAATAAAGTAATATTTGACGGATATTATAAAATATTCAAAGAGGAAGACGAAATAAAAACAGCTGATTTTCCTGATTTGAAAGAGGGAGACAGTTATCTGATTGAAAAACTGAATATAGAAGAGGGAATTACAAAACCCCCTACAAGATATTCCGAGGCTACGCTTGTTAAAAAACTTGAATCTGAAGGAATAGGAAGACCATCCACTTATGCTTCAATAGTGGAAACTCTTAAAACAAGGGAATATGTGGAAATTATTGAAAAAAGATTTCATCCTACGTTTCTCGGGTATGAAGTTAAAAATGAACTGGAAAAGAATTTTGAAGATATAATGAATGTGAAATTTACAGCAATTATGGAAGAAGATTTGGATAAAATTGAAGAGGGAGATGTCCAATGGGTGGAACTTCTGAAAAAATTTTATAATTCACTGGAAATTCATCTTGAGCAGTATGAGAAAGAAATAGAAAGATTAAAAGAAAGAAGGATAGAGTCGGATATTCCCTGTTCAGGCGGAAAAGAACTTATGGTTCTGAAAACAGGAAGATTTGGTAAATATCTTGTATGTGAATCCAATCCCGAAGAAAAAATAACATTAAAAGGTATAGCTATAAATCCTGAAGAAATTGAAGCAGGAAAAATATTTATAAAGGCTGAAGTGGAAAAACTTCAAGCAGATAAAAAAGGCTTGTTGACAGATTTTTTTACTGAGGAAAACAAAAGATATTTACTTAAAAAAGGACGATTTGGAGAATATCTTGAAAGTGAAGATTATGAAAATGACCAAAAACGTATGTCGCTTCCATTATCAGTAAAACAGAAATATAAAAAAGGGACTTTAAGTGAAAAGAACGGAATTTTAGAAATAAACGAGGAAATTACCGGCATTCTTAATGAAGAAAGAAAAATAATAGAAGAAGCGGGAACATGTGAAAAATGCGGACGTTCTTTTGAAATAAAAATAGGACGATTTGGAAAATTTTTAGCATGTACGGGATATCCTGATTGTAAAAATATAAAAGCCATACCTAAATCAAAAACAGCTTCTTCAAAAAGAAAAATAACAAAAAAAACGGTAACAGAAAAAAAGACAGTAGCAAAGTCGGTGAGAGTGAAAAAATCTAAAAAAGAAGCTGTTGAAAAGAAATCATCAGCAAAAAAGACGATCAAGAAAAAAACTATTAAAAAGGAAACGTCGGAAAAATAA
- the xerA gene encoding site-specific tyrosine recombinase/integron integrase — protein MKTVKTNSKEKVIEENKEMDKNFEEKDNLKSYVEKFLYYEEVIIGKSYNTIKGYRKDIIQFMDYLQEYEEINDFDQIETITFRSFIAYLNSVDKRNKEIVSEKSVSKRSINRKISALRTFFKYLQEKKIIKSNKVTYITMPKFEKELPNVLSKEDIDRLRNVVNTEKLTGIRDRLIIELLYSSGIRASELIDLSEYMINIDEREIRVIGKGNKERITFFSENSKKWLEKYIEEKKKKYANYNKNTIFTNSKGEKLTTRSLRRLIADYAKKAEINKEVTPHVFRHTFATELLNNGVDIRYLQELLGHSSISTTQVYTHVSKALLKDVYMNTHPLAKE, from the coding sequence ATGAAAACTGTAAAGACAAACAGTAAAGAAAAAGTAATAGAAGAAAATAAAGAAATGGATAAAAATTTTGAAGAAAAAGATAATTTGAAGTCCTATGTTGAAAAATTTTTGTATTATGAAGAAGTAATAATCGGAAAAAGTTATAATACAATAAAAGGTTACAGAAAAGATATAATACAGTTTATGGATTATCTGCAAGAATATGAGGAAATTAATGATTTTGATCAAATTGAAACTATAACTTTCAGGTCTTTTATAGCTTACTTAAATTCTGTTGATAAAAGAAATAAAGAAATAGTGTCTGAAAAATCCGTATCTAAAAGAAGTATTAACAGAAAGATTTCAGCGTTGAGGACATTTTTCAAATATTTACAGGAAAAGAAAATTATAAAATCCAATAAAGTGACTTATATTACAATGCCTAAATTTGAGAAGGAGTTGCCGAACGTTCTGAGTAAAGAAGATATAGATAGATTAAGAAATGTAGTAAATACTGAAAAATTAACGGGAATAAGAGACAGACTTATCATAGAGCTTCTTTATTCAAGCGGAATAAGAGCAAGTGAACTTATAGATTTAAGTGAATATATGATAAATATTGATGAGAGGGAAATAAGGGTTATAGGAAAAGGTAATAAAGAAAGAATTACTTTTTTCAGTGAAAACAGTAAAAAATGGTTAGAAAAATATATAGAAGAAAAAAAGAAGAAATATGCCAATTATAATAAAAATACAATTTTTACAAACAGCAAGGGGGAAAAATTGACAACAAGATCTTTGAGAAGACTTATAGCAGACTATGCAAAAAAAGCTGAAATTAATAAGGAAGTTACTCCCCATGTATTTAGACACACATTTGCAACGGAACTTTTAAATAACGGAGTGGATATAAGATATTTACAGGAACTTTTAGGACACAGCAGTATATCTACTACGCAGGTATATACTCATGTAAGTAAGGCACTTTTAAAAGATGTATATATGAATACACATCCATTAGCAAAAGAATAA
- the yqeH gene encoding ribosome biogenesis GTPase YqeH — MLKKCKGCGIELQSENKGKKGYVPEEKFITEEDLLCQRCFKIKNYGQNIENDLTKEDYSKEVTESVKKSDIILPIFDIIDFEGSFTEEILDYLKDYRSLILINKIDLLPDFLHPTEIADWVKGRLIEEDIVPDDIAFLSAKSKYGINGIIKKINNIFAGEKVNAVVLGASNVGKSSVINLLLGKNRITTSKYSGTTLKSISNKIPKTNIKIIDTPGLIPEGRISDLVSVETGLKLVSSGEISRKTFKLEENRIFMFDAFCRFKILENESKDEENYKPIFSAYSSKSVKFHITKEDRVEELLNGKFFEVMKKDEKEKYLKNKFVTYKVKLNQNEDLAIAGLGWINVKRGPLLVELTVPEYAKVIVRPAMFKGKK, encoded by the coding sequence ATTTTAAAAAAATGCAAAGGTTGCGGAATAGAATTGCAATCTGAAAATAAAGGAAAGAAAGGGTATGTTCCTGAAGAAAAATTTATAACTGAAGAAGATCTGCTTTGCCAGCGATGTTTCAAAATAAAGAATTACGGACAGAATATTGAAAATGATTTGACAAAGGAAGATTATTCAAAGGAAGTAACGGAAAGTGTTAAAAAATCTGATATAATACTTCCGATATTTGATATTATTGATTTTGAAGGCTCTTTTACAGAAGAGATATTGGATTATTTAAAAGACTACAGGTCTTTAATATTAATAAATAAAATAGATCTTTTGCCTGATTTTCTTCATCCAACGGAAATAGCCGATTGGGTAAAAGGAAGACTTATAGAAGAAGATATAGTTCCTGACGATATTGCTTTTTTAAGTGCAAAAAGTAAATATGGCATAAATGGAATTATAAAAAAAATAAATAATATATTTGCAGGAGAAAAAGTAAATGCGGTAGTTCTGGGGGCTTCAAATGTGGGGAAATCTTCAGTAATTAATTTACTGTTGGGAAAAAATAGGATAACTACTTCAAAGTATTCAGGAACTACTTTAAAATCAATAAGCAATAAAATACCTAAAACCAATATAAAAATAATTGATACACCGGGACTGATTCCTGAGGGAAGAATTTCGGATTTAGTAAGTGTGGAAACAGGATTGAAATTAGTATCTTCAGGAGAAATTTCCAGAAAAACATTTAAACTTGAAGAAAATCGTATCTTTATGTTTGATGCTTTCTGTAGATTTAAAATTTTGGAAAATGAAAGTAAAGATGAAGAAAATTATAAGCCCATATTTTCAGCTTATTCTTCTAAAAGTGTAAAATTTCATATTACTAAAGAAGATAGAGTGGAAGAGCTGTTGAATGGGAAATTTTTTGAAGTCATGAAAAAAGATGAAAAGGAAAAATATTTGAAAAATAAATTTGTAACTTATAAAGTCAAGCTTAATCAAAATGAAGACCTTGCAATAGCAGGGTTAGGTTGGATTAATGTAAAGAGAGGTCCTTTACTTGTAGAACTTACTGTTCCTGAATATGCAAAAGTAATTGTAAGACCTGCCATGTTTAAAGGCAAAAAATAA
- a CDS encoding competence protein ComE yields the protein MVSNNGYHLEINRKNVKKLIGKAIMLIIIFVTAFFLTVYLFSRKIEKIIKADIQIETERFENAVKSFREKTGVYPIIAGKENNLKEIKSPDGKYTFDLFYGTEKLYEIPGNLKKGIEKSNNTVFTKNNKGGWVYSGITGEVKPNIE from the coding sequence ATGGTATCAAATAATGGCTATCATTTGGAAATAAATAGAAAAAATGTGAAAAAATTAATAGGAAAAGCGATAATGTTGATAATAATATTTGTTACAGCTTTTTTTCTTACAGTTTATCTTTTTTCACGTAAAATAGAAAAAATAATAAAAGCGGATATTCAGATAGAAACCGAAAGATTTGAAAATGCTGTAAAAAGTTTTAGAGAAAAAACGGGAGTTTATCCTATTATAGCGGGAAAGGAAAATAATCTTAAAGAAATAAAAAGCCCTGATGGAAAATATACTTTTGATCTGTTTTACGGTACAGAAAAGCTTTATGAAATTCCCGGAAACCTGAAAAAAGGAATAGAAAAATCCAATAATACAGTTTTTACAAAAAATAATAAAGGTGGTTGGGTTTATAGCGGAATTACAGGAGAAGTAAAGCCTAATATAGAATAA
- a CDS encoding MBL fold metallo-hydrolase → MKFSVLGSGSSGNSSYIEMGNKKFLIDAGFSGKKTIEKLNSIERRIEDIDGIFVTHEHSDHIQGLGVLSRKFNIPIYIHEITYGIIKEKIGKVDYKNINFITEEKIVIENCVINNFEVMHDAEKCLGFTFEYDNKKLAYASDVGCTNNIIKENFKNSDVIVVESNYDYNMLMTGPYHWELKNRVKGRNGHLSNAEASKLISQVMSDKLKKIYLMHISKDNNTPELAYNSLYEILERENKSHLEIEIVTEKETMIYKV, encoded by the coding sequence ATGAAATTTTCAGTATTGGGAAGTGGAAGTAGCGGCAATTCTAGCTATATAGAAATGGGAAATAAAAAATTTCTTATAGATGCAGGATTCAGTGGAAAAAAAACTATAGAAAAGTTAAACAGTATAGAACGTAGGATAGAAGATATAGACGGAATTTTTGTAACTCATGAGCATTCAGATCATATACAAGGATTGGGAGTTTTATCAAGAAAGTTTAATATTCCCATATATATTCACGAAATAACATACGGGATAATTAAGGAAAAAATAGGAAAAGTAGATTATAAAAATATAAATTTTATTACTGAAGAAAAGATTGTTATTGAAAATTGTGTAATAAATAATTTTGAAGTAATGCATGATGCAGAAAAATGTTTAGGATTTACATTTGAGTATGATAATAAGAAATTGGCTTATGCAAGTGATGTAGGGTGTACAAACAATATTATAAAAGAAAATTTTAAAAATAGTGATGTAATTGTAGTTGAAAGTAATTATGACTATAATATGCTTATGACAGGACCTTATCATTGGGAACTTAAAAACAGAGTAAAAGGAAGAAATGGACATTTATCCAATGCAGAAGCTTCAAAACTCATATCACAGGTGATGAGTGATAAACTGAAAAAAATTTATCTGATGCATATCAGTAAAGACAACAATACTCCTGAATTGGCATATAATTCCTTATATGAAATATTGGAAAGAGAAAATAAAAGTCATCTGGAAATAGAAATTGTGACTGAAAAGGAAACGATGATATATAAAGTATGA
- a CDS encoding uracil-DNA glycosylase family protein, translating to MWNELEMEIGICEKCHLEKIRKEPVSGKGSEKAKILFVLDNVSEEEDRKNDLLTDKKGEYFKKFLEYSRINLKKCYFTTLTKCSSHGEIIENKCVLKCRDFLITQIALLNPEYIVTVGENPTKSFIKSKEEIKSMIGKIYGYIGGIKIVPIYDLSYLFKATDKEKWQVIKILEELDRRVGI from the coding sequence ATGTGGAATGAATTGGAAATGGAAATAGGAATATGTGAAAAATGTCATCTTGAAAAAATACGGAAAGAACCTGTTTCAGGAAAAGGGAGTGAAAAGGCTAAAATATTGTTTGTATTGGATAATGTAAGTGAGGAAGAAGACAGAAAAAATGATCTGTTGACAGATAAAAAAGGAGAATATTTTAAAAAATTTTTGGAATATTCTCGTATAAATTTAAAAAAATGTTATTTTACTACACTTACAAAATGCAGTTCACATGGAGAAATTATAGAAAATAAATGTGTATTGAAATGCAGAGATTTTCTTATAACTCAGATAGCATTACTAAATCCCGAATACATTGTTACGGTTGGGGAAAATCCTACAAAAAGCTTTATAAAATCCAAAGAAGAAATAAAAAGTATGATAGGAAAAATATATGGATACATAGGAGGAATAAAAATAGTTCCGATTTATGATTTGTCTTATTTATTTAAAGCTACAGATAAGGAAAAATGGCAAGTAATAAAAATACTTGAAGAACTTGACAGAAGAGTCGGGATTTAA
- the ychF gene encoding redox-regulated ATPase YchF: protein MIGIGIVGLPNVGKSTLFNAITKTQNAEAANYPFATIEPNVGLVSVPDIRLKELEEIINPQRTVGATVEFVDIAGLVKGASKGEGLGNQFLSNIRNTAAICQVVRCFDDDNIIHVEGSVNPIRDIETINTELIFADLDTVERGLQKNSKLARGGNAEGKELLAVLEKCRVHLEEFKLLKTLEFTLKELELIKVYQFLTLKPMMFAANVSEDDLSKCIENDYVKKVREFAEEHKSEVVTFSAKVEAELIEIEDEEERQMFIEELGINEPSLNRLIRGGFKLLGLITYFTAGEKEVRAWTVRKGTNAQKGAGEIHTDIEKGFIRAEVVSFEKFIEYKGWQGSKEKGAMRLEGKEYIINDGDVMFFRFNV, encoded by the coding sequence ATGATAGGAATAGGAATAGTAGGTCTTCCTAACGTAGGAAAGTCGACATTATTTAATGCAATTACAAAAACACAGAATGCTGAAGCTGCAAATTATCCTTTTGCAACAATAGAACCTAATGTGGGGCTTGTAAGTGTACCTGATATCAGGCTTAAAGAACTGGAAGAAATTATAAATCCTCAAAGAACTGTGGGAGCAACAGTGGAGTTTGTAGATATAGCGGGACTTGTAAAAGGGGCTTCTAAGGGTGAAGGATTAGGAAACCAGTTTTTATCAAATATAAGAAATACTGCTGCAATCTGTCAGGTTGTAAGATGTTTTGACGATGATAATATTATTCATGTAGAAGGAAGTGTAAATCCTATAAGAGATATAGAAACCATAAATACCGAGCTTATATTTGCAGATTTGGATACGGTGGAAAGAGGATTACAGAAAAATTCCAAATTGGCAAGAGGAGGAAATGCTGAAGGAAAAGAACTTCTTGCAGTTCTTGAAAAATGTAGAGTTCATCTGGAAGAATTCAAGTTACTGAAAACACTGGAATTTACTTTGAAGGAACTGGAATTGATAAAAGTTTATCAGTTTCTGACATTAAAACCTATGATGTTTGCAGCAAATGTTTCTGAAGATGATCTGTCTAAGTGCATAGAAAACGATTATGTAAAAAAAGTGAGAGAATTTGCCGAAGAGCATAAAAGTGAAGTTGTCACTTTTTCTGCAAAAGTAGAAGCTGAGCTTATAGAAATAGAAGACGAAGAAGAAAGACAGATGTTTATAGAAGAGTTGGGAATCAATGAACCGAGCTTAAACAGGCTTATACGTGGAGGTTTTAAGCTTCTCGGACTTATAACATATTTTACAGCAGGGGAAAAAGAAGTGAGGGCATGGACTGTCAGAAAAGGAACAAATGCCCAAAAAGGAGCGGGAGAAATACATACCGATATTGAAAAAGGGTTTATAAGAGCTGAAGTGGTTTCTTTTGAAAAATTTATAGAATATAAAGGTTGGCAAGGCTCAAAAGAAAAAGGTGCTATGCGTCTTGAAGGAAAAGAATATATAATAAATGATGGAGATGTAATGTTCTTCAGATTTAACGTGTAA
- a CDS encoding mechanosensitive ion channel family protein, translated as MKDIQKFFDWKSILHFFETNILKIIFAFAVFKIAGMLKKYVDNTIKLVLEKSKIDKSVATFLRSSFSILYYIILGYILIGFLGINLSSVTTFLGATGIVLGFAFKEMLGNFCGGLIILTFKPFKVGHLIEYGKYIGEVKAIELIYTKIKTPQNELVIIPNGLITNNEIRNITKEKVRRLDINVGVSYNSDILKVKEVLNQIVEDEIKGEEKLILKSPAPTVGIFELGASSVIFCVFVYTKSDNYFNLKLKLNEKIKMKFDENNIEIPYPQMDIHISKKGE; from the coding sequence ATGAAAGATATTCAAAAGTTTTTTGATTGGAAATCAATACTTCACTTTTTTGAAACTAATATATTGAAAATTATATTTGCATTTGCAGTATTTAAAATAGCAGGTATGCTAAAAAAATATGTGGATAATACAATTAAACTTGTTCTTGAAAAATCAAAAATTGATAAAAGTGTGGCAACATTTTTGAGGTCCTCTTTTTCAATACTTTATTATATAATTTTAGGATATATACTGATTGGTTTTTTAGGTATAAATCTTTCATCTGTAACAACATTTTTAGGGGCTACAGGGATAGTTTTAGGGTTTGCTTTTAAAGAAATGCTGGGTAATTTTTGTGGCGGTCTTATTATTTTAACATTTAAACCTTTTAAAGTAGGACATCTTATAGAATATGGGAAATATATAGGTGAAGTAAAGGCTATTGAACTTATATATACGAAAATAAAAACACCCCAAAATGAATTAGTTATTATTCCTAACGGACTTATAACAAATAATGAAATAAGAAATATTACTAAAGAAAAAGTAAGAAGGTTGGATATTAATGTAGGGGTATCTTATAACAGTGATATTTTAAAAGTAAAAGAAGTTTTAAATCAAATTGTAGAAGATGAAATTAAAGGAGAGGAAAAACTTATTTTGAAATCTCCTGCACCTACTGTGGGAATATTTGAACTTGGAGCTTCGTCAGTTATATTCTGTGTATTTGTATATACGAAAAGTGATAATTATTTTAATTTAAAATTAAAATTAAATGAAAAAATAAAAATGAAATTTGATGAAAATAATATTGAAATACCTTATCCTCAAATGGATATTCACATTTCTAAAAAAGGAGAATAA
- a CDS encoding MBL fold metallo-hydrolase: protein MNVKLFMNYDTQGNSYVIDNGKDCYVVDPGGRKMAPVIEYIKENNLNLIGILLTHGHFDHIIGIPEIIEYRDIPVYISEKDYDFLYNPNLSLTTWIKLDFKLSADVKVIKLKENDEIFGMKIIETPGHTHGGICFYNEKEKILISGDTIFKMTYGRTDLPTGNSEDMKKSIERLMKLDGEIIVYPGHGGHTYIKDERHNYGF from the coding sequence ATGAATGTAAAATTATTTATGAATTATGATACACAGGGAAACAGTTATGTTATAGATAACGGAAAAGACTGTTATGTAGTTGATCCCGGAGGAAGAAAAATGGCTCCCGTAATTGAATATATAAAAGAAAATAATTTGAATCTTATAGGAATTCTTCTTACACACGGACATTTTGATCATATAATAGGTATTCCTGAGATTATAGAATACAGGGATATACCTGTATATATAAGTGAAAAAGATTATGATTTTCTGTATAATCCGAATTTATCTCTTACAACATGGATAAAATTGGATTTCAAACTTTCTGCCGATGTAAAAGTTATCAAACTAAAAGAAAATGATGAAATATTTGGGATGAAAATAATAGAAACTCCGGGACACACACACGGTGGAATATGCTTTTATAATGAAAAGGAAAAGATACTTATTTCAGGAGATACAATTTTTAAAATGACATATGGAAGGACGGATTTACCTACAGGAAATTCTGAAGATATGAAGAAATCTATTGAAAGACTTATGAAACTTGATGGAGAAATTATCGTATATCCCGGACATGGAGGGCATACATATATAAAAGACGAAAGACATAATTACGGTTTTTAA
- a CDS encoding glycoside hydrolase family 1 protein: MSKLKFPQDFWWGAATSGPQSEGRFNKKNRNIFDYWFDNDKTAFFNGVGPDIASNFYNSYKEDIKMLKEIGLNSLRTSIQWTRFIKDYETVEIDEDGAKFYNNVINELIKNEIIPVLNLFHFDMPMELQEKYGGWESKYVVELFVKYARKAFELFGDRVKHWVTFNEPIVPVEAQYMYKFHYPLIVDGKKAVQVLYNTALASAKVIKEFRNMKNDGEIGIILNLTPSYPRSESTEDKKAADISDAFFNNSFLDTAIYGKFPELLVEILKKDNVLWDGTLKELEIIRENTVDFLGVNYYQPKRVKARESGFDVSKGWLPDKYFEHYDMPGRRMNIYRGWEIYPQAIYDIAKNIQENYKNIKWFISENGMGVEGEERFKNSDGIIEDDYRIDFYREHLTYLHKAIQEGANCFGYHTWTPIDCWSWTNAYKNRYGFISVDLPTQIKTIKKSGYWIKKVSETNEVEEWGK, from the coding sequence ATGAGTAAATTGAAATTTCCTCAAGATTTTTGGTGGGGGGCAGCCACCTCAGGACCTCAGAGTGAAGGAAGATTTAATAAGAAAAATAGGAACATATTTGATTACTGGTTTGATAATGATAAAACGGCATTTTTTAACGGAGTGGGTCCTGATATTGCTTCAAATTTTTATAATAGTTATAAAGAAGACATAAAAATGTTAAAGGAAATAGGGTTAAATTCTTTAAGAACATCAATTCAATGGACAAGATTTATAAAAGATTATGAAACTGTTGAAATAGATGAAGATGGAGCAAAATTTTATAACAATGTCATAAATGAACTTATTAAAAATGAGATTATTCCCGTTTTAAACCTGTTTCATTTTGACATGCCTATGGAATTGCAGGAAAAATATGGTGGTTGGGAATCAAAATATGTAGTTGAGTTGTTTGTAAAATATGCCCGAAAAGCATTTGAATTATTTGGAGACAGAGTAAAACACTGGGTTACTTTCAATGAACCGATAGTCCCTGTAGAAGCTCAGTATATGTATAAATTTCATTATCCTCTTATAGTTGACGGGAAGAAGGCGGTTCAAGTTCTTTATAATACTGCTCTTGCTTCAGCTAAAGTTATAAAAGAGTTCAGAAATATGAAAAATGACGGTGAAATAGGAATTATACTTAATCTTACCCCCTCTTATCCGAGAAGTGAAAGTACCGAAGATAAGAAAGCGGCAGACATATCAGATGCATTTTTCAATAATTCTTTTCTTGATACGGCAATTTATGGAAAGTTTCCTGAGTTACTTGTAGAAATACTCAAAAAAGATAATGTTCTTTGGGATGGAACACTTAAAGAACTTGAAATAATAAGAGAAAATACTGTTGATTTTTTAGGAGTAAATTATTATCAACCCAAAAGAGTGAAAGCGAGAGAAAGTGGATTTGATGTATCAAAAGGTTGGCTTCCCGATAAATATTTTGAACATTATGATATGCCCGGAAGGAGAATGAACATATATAGAGGTTGGGAAATATACCCTCAGGCAATTTATGATATTGCAAAAAATATTCAGGAAAATTATAAAAACATAAAATGGTTTATCTCAGAAAACGGTATGGGTGTAGAAGGAGAAGAAAGGTTTAAAAATTCTGATGGAATTATCGAAGATGATTACAGGATAGATTTTTACCGTGAACATCTGACTTATCTTCATAAGGCAATACAGGAAGGAGCTAATTGTTTCGGATACCATACATGGACTCCCATAGATTGTTGGTCATGGACAAATGCTTATAAAAACAGATACGGTTTTATTTCAGTAGATCTTCCTACTCAAATAAAAACTATAAAAAAATCCGGATATTGGATAAAAAAAGTTTCTGAAACTAATGAAGTGGAAGAATGGGGAAAATAA
- the dtd gene encoding D-aminoacyl-tRNA deacylase, translating to MKIIIQRVNRAKMLVNGNFKCEIGKGIVAYIGITHDDEIKDINYCIDKLINLRIFDDNDGKMNLSIQDIKGELLIVSNFTIYGNTKKGRRPDYLNSAPAERAREIYNLFLEKLFETRVSFGTGEFQEHMEIYSENNGPVNLIIES from the coding sequence ATGAAAATAATTATTCAGAGAGTGAATAGAGCTAAAATGCTTGTAAATGGAAATTTTAAATGTGAAATAGGAAAAGGAATAGTAGCTTATATAGGAATTACTCATGATGATGAGATTAAAGATATAAACTATTGTATTGATAAATTGATTAATCTCAGAATTTTTGATGACAATGACGGAAAAATGAATTTGTCAATTCAGGATATAAAGGGAGAACTTTTAATTGTGAGTAACTTTACTATTTATGGAAATACTAAAAAGGGACGACGTCCTGATTATTTGAATTCTGCTCCTGCAGAAAGAGCAAGAGAAATATATAATTTATTTTTAGAAAAACTATTTGAAACCCGAGTTTCTTTCGGAACAGGGGAATTTCAGGAACATATGGAAATATATTCTGAAAATAATGGACCTGTTAATTTAATAATTGAATCTTAA